From the genome of Vicia villosa cultivar HV-30 ecotype Madison, WI linkage group LG2, Vvil1.0, whole genome shotgun sequence, one region includes:
- the LOC131651119 gene encoding uncharacterized protein LOC131651119, whose translation MLTISHDRVEGLKEVKDGVKSHFENFFKEDGGFRPTLESLEFDSFSDSNRHMLEEPFSKKEIKKMVWRMILSNLLALRLRKVVGRLVSTNQYAFISRRSVMDGVLMVNKVLDMANRDRRSFLAVKVYYENAYDIVNWNYIGFILKRMRFRVKWNQWMEACIFNCTMQVIVNGSVTRDYKVEKGLRQGVLYPFFVCLGYGGPS comes from the exons ATGTTGACCATTTCTCATGATAGAGTAGAAGGGTTGAAGGAGGTTAAAGATGGAGTGAAGAGTCATTTTGAGAACTTTTTTAAAGAAGATGGTGGATTTAGACCTACTCTTGAGAGTTTAGAGTTtgattctttttcagattctaatAGGCACATGCTTGAAGAACCTTTCTCAAAGAAGGAAATCAAAAAAATGGTGTGGAGGATG ATTCTCTCCAATTTATTGGCTCTTAGGTTGAGGAAAGTTGTTGGAAGGCTAGTGTCCACAAACCAATATGCTTTTATTTCAAGAAGGAGTGTTATGGATGGTGTTCTGATGGTGAACAAAGTTTTAGACATGGCTAACAGAGATAGAAGAAGTTTCTTGGCTGTGAAGGTATACTATGAGAATGCTTATGATATTGTGAATTGGAATTATATTGGGTTTATCCTCAAAAGAATGAGGTTTAGGGTGAAGTGGAATCAATGGATGGAGGCGTGTATATTCAACTGTACAATGCAAGTTATTGTTAATGGTAGTGTCACTAGAGATTACAAAGTTGAGAAGGGGTTGAGGCAGGGGGTCCTCTATCCCTTTTTTGTTTGTCTTGGTTATGGAGGGCCTTCCTAG